The genomic segment ACACCCGCCTTTGTCCCGGAACCGCGCCACATCACCCGCCCCGCTATCGTGTCCTTCTATGCAGACACCGGTCGCAGGCCCAACCAGACGCCCCCTCTGGCGCAACCTCAACTTCACCCTGATGTGGACCAGCACCGCCGCCTCGGGCTTCGGCGACCAGATCGTCATGCGCACCGCATGGGTCCTCCTCGGCGGGCTCACCGCCACCGCCGACTCCACCTCCCTCAAAGCCGGTGTCCACTTCTTCTTCTTTATCCCCTACCTCCTGCTGAGCCTCCCGGCGGGCTGGCTCGCCGACCGCGTGCCCCGCAAGTGGATCATGTTCGCCTGCGACCAGACTCGCGGGCTCGCCGTGCTCCTGGCCTTCTACATGCTCATGGGCGCAACAGGCCCCGCCCACGTCGATGAGTCCTACCACCTGCGCATCATCCTCATCCTGCTGCTCGCCGGTTCCTGCGCCGCCACGTTCAACCCCGCCCGCAACGCCGTCATCCCCGAGATCATCCCACGCACCCAACTCCAACCCGCCAACGCCGTGATCCTCGGCATCAACGTCGTCGCCTCGATGTGCGGGGTCCTCATCTTCAAGGCCATGACCTCCGCCGACGACATCGAGACCGTCCGCACCGGTCTCAAACTCTCCGCCTGCTTCTATTTTGTATCCGGCTGGTTCTTTGCCTTCCTCAAACCCATCACGCATCACCACGCCGTCGAAAAACCACCGAGCCACACGATGCGCGCTGCGGTCACCTATACCCGCCGACACCGCCGGCTGATCGTGCTCATCATCTTCAACATGCTCCTCTGGTCCGCCGCCGCACTCATCAACAGCTCGATCCCCGGCATCGCCCGCACCCACCACAACTACGATGGTGACAGACTCCTGAGCTTCGAGGCCTTCGTCTCCGCCGCCGTCGGATTTGGCATGCTCGCCGGGGCCATCCTCATCGGTACCCTAGGCCGCCGACGCGAATCCACGTCGACCCTCACACTCGCCACCGCCGGTGCCGGACTCTCCGCCGCCCTCCTGGCCACCGTTCCCGTCGTCTGGGCCTCGGTCTTCTTCGCTTTCCTCGTCGGCGTCTTCGGCAACATCGCCATCGTCACCTCCATCACCACCATCCAGTGCCTCACCCCCAACTACATCCGCGGCCGCATCATGGGTCTCACCGCCCTGTCCAACACCTTCATCAGCGTCCTCACCTACTGCATCATCTGGCGACTCCCCGATACCGACTCCATCGTCGTCATCGCCGTCGCCATCATGGGCCTGCTCATGATCCTGGTCGGGGCCATCGGCTTCTACCGACACCTCACCTCCGGCCCCATGGACGACGCCACCTCCAATGCCCTCTGGCGCTTCTGCCGGTTCTACATCCTCATCTATCACCGCTGCCGATGGGTCGGTAAACACCACGTCCCCTCCTCGGGCAAACTCATCCTCGCCGCCAACCACACCACCGGACTCGACCCGCTCACCATGCAGGGCCCGCTGCTCCGCCCGATCCGCTGGGTCATGCTCACCTCATACCTCTTCTGGCCCCTCAACCCCCTCTGGCGCGCCGCCCGACCCATCGCCCTCGAGCTAGGCGGGACCAACACCGCCAAGATCCGCACGATCGTTGCCACGCTCAACGATGAAGACGCCATGATCGGCATCTTCCCCGAAGGTGCCCTCCAGCGAACCGTCCGCGAACTCAAACCCCTCCAACCCGGCATCGTGATGATGCAGCGCCGCTCCGGCGCACCGATCGTCCCGATCTACATCCACGGCACACCCCTCAAGCACGCCATGGCCTGGCATTTCCTCTGGCCTGGCCGGGTCACCGTCGTCTACGGCCGCCCGTGGCTCCCGCCCGAAAACCTCAGCTCCGAGGACTTCCTCAAAGAACTCACCGACCGGATGAACGAACTCCAGGACCTCGTTCCCACCGCCCTCGACATCCCCTCGAACGCCTGACCATCGCCACCCTCATCCGCTAAACTCACGCACGGTTCAACCTCCACGCTTACCCACGGAGACTCTCTCATGGCACGCCCCGTGACCCTCTTCACCGGCCAGTGGGCCGACCTCCCCTTCGAAACCATGTGCGACAAGGCTGCCGGCTTCGGCTACGACGGCCTCGAACTCGCCTGCTGGGGCGACCATTTCGACGTCACCCAGGCCGCCGCCTCCGACGACTACTGCAAAGGCCGCTGGGACATCCTCAGCAAGTACGACCTCACCGCCTTCGCTGTCTCCAACCACCTCGTCGGCCAGGCCGTCTGCGACATCATCGACCAGCGCCACCAGGCCATCCTCCCCGAGAGCATCTGGGGCGATGGCGATCCCGAAGGCGTCCGCCAACGCGCCGCCCAACAGATGATCCTCACCGCTCAGGCCGCCCGACGGTTCCTCGACAACAAGCCTGGTGGACCCGGTCACTTCCCCGCCGTCGTCAACGGCTTCACCGGCTCCTCCATCTGGCACAGCATCTACGCTTTCCCGCCAACCTCCCAGGACTACTGGAACGCCGGCTTCGAGGACTTCGCCAGACGCTGGACCCCTATCCTCGACGCCTTTGAGAAGGCCAACGTCAACTTCGCCCTCGAAGTCCACCCCACCGAGATCGCCTTCGACCTCGCCACCTCGACTCGCGCGCTCGAAGCCGTCAACCACCACCGCCGCTTCGGCTTCAACTACGACCCCTCCCACCTCGGGTACCAGGGCGTCGACTACATCCGCTTCATCCGCGAGTTCTCCGACCGCATCTACCACGTCCACATGAAAGACGCCTGGTGGGGCCATGGCGACGGCACCGTCGGTGTCTTCGGCGGGCACACCACCTTCGCCGACCCCCGCCGCTTCTGGGACTTCCGCTCACTCGGCCGTGGCGACATCGACTTTGAAGGCATCATCGTTGCCCTCAACGACATCGGCTACGCCGGACCGCTCTCCGTCGAGTGGGAAGACGCCCGCATGGACCGCGAGCACGGCGCCGCCGAAGCCTGCGACTTCGTTCGCGCTGTCGATTTCCCCACCTCCGACCTCATGTTCGACGCCCAGTTTGACCGCTAGGAAACCACCTCCGTGACCCCATCCCTCTGGCTACTGCTGGCTCAGGCTCAATCCCAGGCTCCCGCCGCCGCGGCCTCGGGCAACAACACCCTCATCGGCTGGGGCGTCCTGCTCATCGCCATCGGCTTTGGCCTTGTGGTTCTCGAGTTCTTCGTCCCCTCCGCAGGCGTCCTCGCCATCATCGCCTCCACCTCGATCGTCGTCGGCATCGTCCTGCTCTTCCTGCAGGACACCACCATCGGACTGCTCGCCACCCTCTGCGCCCTGGTCCTGCTCCCCATCGTCCTCGCCACCGGCCTCAAGATCTTGCCCCACACGCCCATCTTCCGCTGGCTCACCCTCGACGACCCGAAACCAGAACAGGCCGACGCCACCAAACAGGCTACCCTAATCGGCCACGAGGGCGTCGCCCTCAAAGACCTCCGCCCCATCGGAACCTGCCTCATCGACGACCAACGCATCGAATGCCTCGCCCAAGGCGGGGTCATCGAAGCCGGCTCACGAGTCCGCGTCGTCTCCCACGACCGCTTCCAGACCAAAGTCACACCAATCGGCTAACCCGCCCTCAGCCCTGATGAAGCCGCAGCAGCTTGCTGCCATCCATCATCAGATTTCTTGCACCATCACGATCAAGTCGGCCAAATCGCTCGCCGATGCTCGCTCCACAACCTACGGGCAAACACCTAGACGCATGCCCTTTCTGGAGCAGGAACCATGAAGTTAACCATCGGACGCAAACTCGCCCTCGGATTCGCCGTTGTCACCTTGATAGGCGTCGCCGTCGGCGTCACCGCACAACTCTCCCTGAGCAACTTGGACAAGAACGCCGCCAAGCTCTCTGAGATGATCGGGGACAGCCAGGTCGGCACCTCCTCACAGACAACCCTCCTCAGCCTCCGCATGGCCGTCAAGGACTTCCTGCTCTCAAACAGCGACGAAGACCATGAACGCTACAAGACCTATCGCGACGAGTTCCTCTCCCTCTACCAGCAATCCGATGAAAACTTCCAGAACCCCGATCGACGCGCCCAACTCGCCGAGATCCAGGCCAAGTTCGCCCAGTACGACCAGACCTTCCTCCAGGTCACCGACATCATCAATCAACGCAACACACTCCGCGATGATGTCCTGCTCCCTACAGGCAAACGCCTCCGCACCAGCCTCCAGGCTTACGAGCACAAACTCCGCGACCGCGGGAACCATCAACACGCTGTCGATGCCGCCGACGCCACCGTCACCCTCATGCTCGCTCGCCTCTACGGCCAACTCTACACCTACACGACCGATCAGGCAGCCCTGTCCCGCGCGCGAGCAGAACTCCGGAGCTTCAGCGATCAACTCCTCGCATTACGCCAAGGCGCCTCGACATCAGACATCGGGACACTCGATCAGATCGCCTCAGACCTCAAGACCTACGAAACAAGCCTCGTCAAAGCCGACAAGCTCGTCAAGCAGCGCAATCAACTCGTCCTCCACACACTCGACGTGCTCGGCCCCCAGATCCACGGCCACTGGCAGACCATCGTCGAGTCTCTTGTCGCCGATACCCACGCCATCGAAACCCTGACCTCGCAGACGACCAGCCGCGATATCACTGTCGTCAACGCCGCCATCATCTTCGACGTGATCCTCGCCGCCTTGCTCGCCTTCTTTATCACCCGCAGCATCACAAGACCCATGAACAAAACCGCCGCCGTGATGATGAACATCGCCGAAGGCGACGGCGACCTCACCGTCCGGCTCGACGACAAACGCCAGGACGAGCTGGGCGACCTCGCCCGCGGCTTCAACCGCTTCGCCATGAAAGTCCACGACCTCGTCGCCTCCGTCCAGGGTGCCTCCCACGAAGTCGCCTCCGCCTCCACCGAGATCTCCGCCACCTCCGATCACATCTCCCAGGGACTCACCGACCAGCAGCGGCAGGTCTCCCTTATCGCCGCCGCCGCCGAAGAGATGTCCACCTCCGTCAGCGAAGTCGCCAACCGCGCCTCCGAATCACTCGGCAAAGCCAAGGACGCCGGCGACATGGCCACCCGAGGCGGGGACGTCGTCAAGCAAACCATCGAGGACATGCAGGAGATCGCTCAGGCCGTCAAAGCCACCGCCTCCTGCGTCGAAGACCTAGGCAAACGCTCCGAGCAGATCGGCGAGATCATCGAAGTCATCAATGACATCGCCGACCAGACCAACCTGCTCGCCCTCAACGCAGCCATCGAAGCCGCCCGGGCCGGCGAGCACGGCAGAGGCTTCGCCGTCGTCGCCGATGAGGTCCGCAAACTCGCCGACCGCACCACCAAGGCCACCGAAGAGATCGCCCAGTCCATCGAAGCGATCCAGTCGGGCACCAACCAGGCCGTCGAACGCATGCAATCCGGCACAGAACGCGTCTCCACAGGCGTCGAACGCGCCGGAGAAGCCGGACGCAGCCTCGAAGCCATCGTCTCCGGCTCCCAGGAGGTCTATAGCCTCGTCGAGTCCATCGCGACCTCATCCCGCGAGCAGTCCACGGCGTCCGAGTCCGTGACCTCCTCCGTCTCTGAAATCTCAACCGTCATCGCCAGCTCCGCTGAGGGTTCGCGAGAAGCTTCCGAGGCCATCACAATGCTCTCCCGCAAGGCCGAGCAGCTCTCCGCCCTCATCAGCAAGTTCAAGCTCCACGCCGATGACCGCCGCAAGAACGAAGGCATCGTCCCCAAGGACATCCAGGACAAACGCCTCGACGTCAAGAAGCATGGCATCGAACTCATGCACCGCCAGGGACTCGACCCCTCCAGCATCGAACATTAAACCTGTCCCATCCCCGCAGACCGGGCCTGACCTCACCGTCAGCCCGGTTTTTTAAGCGCCCAACGCCTCGATACGCTCCGCCGCCGTCGCCAACTTCTCGATACGCACCCCGAAGTTCTCGCCCACCTTCACCGCCTCCCCATCACCAACCTTCTTGTTGTTCACAAGCAGCGCCAACGACCCATCAGCCGACTTGTCCAACTCAAGAATCGCACCCGGCCCCAGCGACAAAATGTCATCCAGCGGAAAACGCTTGCGACCAATCTCGACAATAAAAGGCACCTTCAGCCGCAACAACGTCTTCACATCTGTAGCCATAACCAAGTTATCGGCATCCTCCCCATCGCCACCCCAAAACCAGCCCCAGACCCCGAAGTCCTATCTCAGCTACGCCTGAGCCCCAAACGCCCGCTCCGCCACATCCACCGCCTTGGCCAGCGCCGCCGCCTTATTCACCGTCTCCTGATGCTCCGCGTCAGCATCCGAATCCGCCACGATCCCGCCACCGGCCTGCAAATGCACCCGCCACGTCCCCGCCTCAGCCCCAGGCAGCACCACCATCGTCCGCAGCGCAATCGCCATATCGAGATTCCCCAGCAGGTCCGCGTACCCCACCGCCCCGCCGTAAGGCCCCCGCCGCGTCGGCTCCAGCTCATCAATCACCTGCATCGCCCGGATCTTCGGCGCCCCGCTCACCGTCCCCACCGGAAGCGTCGTCCGCAGCGCATCCCACGCCGTCAGATCACGCCGCAACTCACCCTCCACCGTCGAACTGATATGCATCACATGGCTGTACCGCTCAACCTCCATCAGCCGCATCAGCTCCACCGACCCCGACCGCGCCACACGACCCACATCATTCCGCCCCAGGTCCACCAGCATGATGTGCTCCGCCCGATCCTTCGGATCAGCCAGCAACTCACGCTCCAGCACCTGATCCTCCTCTGCCGTCACGCCACGCTTCCGCGTCCCCGCCAGGGGCCGATTCACGATCCGCCCCTCATGCACACGACACAGAATCTCCGGGCTCGAACCCACCAGCATCCCGCCCTCGATCTGCAGATAGAACATGTAAGGCGACGGATTCACCACCCGCAGCGCCCGGTAAACCTCAAACGGGTCCACCGACGTCACACGCTCAAAACGCTGACTCGGCACCACCTGAAACACATCCCCCGCCAGCACATATTCCTTGACCCGCTCCACCGCAGCTTGATACCCGCCTACCCCCAACGTCGAAACCGGCAACTCACTAGGCGGAGACGCTAGATCAATCCCCGCCTCCGCCAGCTTCAAGTGATCCCGACCCTCCGGATGCGCCTCACTGATCAGCCCCGCCATCGCCCGCAGATACGCCACCGCCCGGTCATACGCAGCCCCAACCTCTTCCTCTCGCTCAAGATCCACATGCGTGATCAGCGTCGCCGTCTTCTGAACCTGGTCAAACGCAATCACATCCAGATAAAGCTGCAGATGGAGGTCCGCCAGACCACGATCATCCGCTGGAGCATCCGCCAGCTTCTCCGGCTCCGCATACCGAACCGTGTCGTACCCCACATAACCCACCCAACCCCCGCAGAAATCCGGCAGACCCCCGACCGCCTGCGCCCGCATCCGCCCCGACCGCGCAGACACCTCCGCCAACGGGTCCTCGCAAGTGAAACGCTCGCTCTCCCCACCCTCCGTATGCCAACGCACCTCCACCTCGTGCCCCCGCGCGATCAGCTCCGCAGCAGGACGCGCCCCCAAATAACTAAACCGCCCCACCCGGTCACCATCCACCACCGACTCGAACAAAAAACTCGGCGCGTCCCGCGCATCCGGCGCTACTAACCGGCGATACGCGAGCACTGGCGTCAACAAGTCACTCAGCACCCGCATCGCCACCGGCACGTACCGACAACCCGAGGCCCGGGCCGCCTCCATCAGCCCCGCCAGCTCAGACTCGCTCGGTATCGTCTGCGGCATCGTTGACCACAACGCACTCAGGCGTCGCGTCGCTCCTCACCCGGCCCGAACATCGACGCCGACACGCCGGCCTTCTTCTTCTCGATGTACTTCTTCACCCACGTCTCCCAGCTCCGACCCGTCGCCGGATCTCGACCCGTCAACGCAATCGACTTCACCGCCGAGTACGCCACCACCTCACGAACACCATCAGGCAGCATCACCCGCAGTTCCCCCGCATCACGCCGACGGTCAAACAGATAACCCTCCACCGTCCGGCCGTCCGACAGCGCCAGCGTCACATCCCCCCGATAATCGAACGCATGGTCTACCGCGTCCGCCAACTCGAGCTCATCCGCCGGCTCAAACCGCCGACCCTCAAGTCCTGCCTCAGTCACAACATTCGTCTCCTGTGTCATGCACACTAGCGTAACCTATGCGATAGCCTAACGACGGCCAGAGCCCCGATCCGCCCAACGCCCCTCAAACGGAGCCTGCTGATGAATATCGAGAAGTTCCTCGGGCACCACGGCATCAACGCCAACCCCTTCGCCGCCGAAGAAGCCTCACTCGACCCCGTCCTCGATCGAATGATCGACGGCACCCCCATGCACCCCGACTACGCCAAAATCCTCGGCCGCCTCGACAAGCCCTCCTCCGCCGTCGTCTTCGGCGAAAAAGGCTCCGGCAAGACCGCCATCCGACGCATGATCGAACGCCACATCGCACGACACAATCAGGCCCAGGAGCACGACCGCGTCCTCCTGGTCCCCTACGACGACCTCAACCCCATCCTCGACCACATGACACGCCTCTACCGCGGCGACGAGCAAGCCATGCTCGACCACTTCGGACTCGCCGATCACCAGGACGCCATCCTCGGCAGAGCCGTCACACGGTTCCTCGACGCACTCCTCGCCCCGGACAGCGAAAACGCCGCCGACGCCCCCCTCCCCACCGACACCTGGACTCGTCTCCGAAAAACCGGACGCGACCAACGCGCCGATCTCCTGATCCTGGCCGCCTACTACGACCAGCCCGCCTCCGGCTCATCCGCAGCACGATTCAACACCCTCCGCAAACGACTACGCCTCGGCTGGAAAACGCCCCACCAGGCCACCCTCCAGGCCGGCATCCTCCTGCTCATCGCCGGAGCACTCCTGGCCATCGGCAGCGCCCTCGAACTCGGCAACCCCATCGCTCTGGTTCCCGCCACGGGCGTATCGCTCGCCACAGGAATCGCCCTCATCGCCCTCTGGACCTGGAAACGCGCCACCCTCTGGACCCGCTGCCGACACATCGCCAAGGAACTCCGGCCCATCGACCGCTCCGTCGAGGAACTCATGGCCATGCTCGGCAAAGTCTCACCCGCCGACCTCGCCCGACAACCCCTCACTCGAAAGCCCCTCCCCATCGACGGCCCCAAGCACGCCGATGACGGCCGCTACCGCCTGACCAAGCGACTCATCGACGCCCTCGAACTCCTCGACTACCGCGGGATCCTCGTCCTCATGGACCGTGTCGATGAACCCACCGTCATCTCCGGTAACCCCACCCGCATGAGACCCCTCATCTGGCCCATATTCGACAACAAGTTCTTCCAGCAGCCAGGCGTCGGCCTCAAACTCCTCCTGCCCATCGAGCTCCGGCACCTCCTCTTCCGCGAGTCCCAGGAGTTCTTCCAGGAAGCCCGCCTCGACAAACAGGGCCTCGTCGACCGCCTCTCATGGACCGGCGCCACCCTCTACGACCTCTGCTCTTCCCGACTCCGTGCCTGCCAGCCCTCAGGCGGGGGTGGGGGGACCGACTTCTACCTCGTCAACCTTTTCGACGAGGACGTCACCACGCCCATGCTCGTCGACGCCCTCGACCAGATGCACCAGCCCCGCGATGCCTTCAAGTTCGTTTATGACGTCATCCAGGAACACTGCCGCCGCGTCCCCGAAGATGAGGAAAACTTCCGCATCCCCCGACTCACCCTCGACAACGCCCGCCAACGCCAAGCCCAGCGCGTTCAGGACCTCTATCGCGGCCTCAGCCCCGCCTGACGACCGAAAACTCGACGAAACTTCAAGCCACAAGCCCGGTAACGTCGATTCACCAATCAAATGAACGGCGAACATGCGAACATTGATCACTTGCAGGCACCCCAACCACTGGACACACACCCACGAGGCCTCTACGCTATGCGCTGTGGAGAGTATCTTCGGC from the Phycisphaeraceae bacterium genome contains:
- a CDS encoding NfeD family protein; translation: MTPSLWLLLAQAQSQAPAAAASGNNTLIGWGVLLIAIGFGLVVLEFFVPSAGVLAIIASTSIVVGIVLLFLQDTTIGLLATLCALVLLPIVLATGLKILPHTPIFRWLTLDDPKPEQADATKQATLIGHEGVALKDLRPIGTCLIDDQRIECLAQGGVIEAGSRVRVVSHDRFQTKVTPIG
- a CDS encoding FliM/FliN family flagellar motor switch protein; protein product: MATDVKTLLRLKVPFIVEIGRKRFPLDDILSLGPGAILELDKSADGSLALLVNNKKVGDGEAVKVGENFGVRIEKLATAAERIEALGA
- the trpE gene encoding anthranilate synthase component I, with product MPQTIPSESELAGLMEAARASGCRYVPVAMRVLSDLLTPVLAYRRLVAPDARDAPSFLFESVVDGDRVGRFSYLGARPAAELIARGHEVEVRWHTEGGESERFTCEDPLAEVSARSGRMRAQAVGGLPDFCGGWVGYVGYDTVRYAEPEKLADAPADDRGLADLHLQLYLDVIAFDQVQKTATLITHVDLEREEEVGAAYDRAVAYLRAMAGLISEAHPEGRDHLKLAEAGIDLASPPSELPVSTLGVGGYQAAVERVKEYVLAGDVFQVVPSQRFERVTSVDPFEVYRALRVVNPSPYMFYLQIEGGMLVGSSPEILCRVHEGRIVNRPLAGTRKRGVTAEEDQVLERELLADPKDRAEHIMLVDLGRNDVGRVARSGSVELMRLMEVERYSHVMHISSTVEGELRRDLTAWDALRTTLPVGTVSGAPKIRAMQVIDELEPTRRGPYGGAVGYADLLGNLDMAIALRTMVVLPGAEAGTWRVHLQAGGGIVADSDADAEHQETVNKAAALAKAVDVAERAFGAQA
- a CDS encoding methyl-accepting chemotaxis protein; translation: MKLTIGRKLALGFAVVTLIGVAVGVTAQLSLSNLDKNAAKLSEMIGDSQVGTSSQTTLLSLRMAVKDFLLSNSDEDHERYKTYRDEFLSLYQQSDENFQNPDRRAQLAEIQAKFAQYDQTFLQVTDIINQRNTLRDDVLLPTGKRLRTSLQAYEHKLRDRGNHQHAVDAADATVTLMLARLYGQLYTYTTDQAALSRARAELRSFSDQLLALRQGASTSDIGTLDQIASDLKTYETSLVKADKLVKQRNQLVLHTLDVLGPQIHGHWQTIVESLVADTHAIETLTSQTTSRDITVVNAAIIFDVILAALLAFFITRSITRPMNKTAAVMMNIAEGDGDLTVRLDDKRQDELGDLARGFNRFAMKVHDLVASVQGASHEVASASTEISATSDHISQGLTDQQRQVSLIAAAAEEMSTSVSEVANRASESLGKAKDAGDMATRGGDVVKQTIEDMQEIAQAVKATASCVEDLGKRSEQIGEIIEVINDIADQTNLLALNAAIEAARAGEHGRGFAVVADEVRKLADRTTKATEEIAQSIEAIQSGTNQAVERMQSGTERVSTGVERAGEAGRSLEAIVSGSQEVYSLVESIATSSREQSTASESVTSSVSEISTVIASSAEGSREASEAITMLSRKAEQLSALISKFKLHADDRRKNEGIVPKDIQDKRLDVKKHGIELMHRQGLDPSSIEH
- a CDS encoding MFS transporter; the protein is MQTPVAGPTRRPLWRNLNFTLMWTSTAASGFGDQIVMRTAWVLLGGLTATADSTSLKAGVHFFFFIPYLLLSLPAGWLADRVPRKWIMFACDQTRGLAVLLAFYMLMGATGPAHVDESYHLRIILILLLAGSCAATFNPARNAVIPEIIPRTQLQPANAVILGINVVASMCGVLIFKAMTSADDIETVRTGLKLSACFYFVSGWFFAFLKPITHHHAVEKPPSHTMRAAVTYTRRHRRLIVLIIFNMLLWSAAALINSSIPGIARTHHNYDGDRLLSFEAFVSAAVGFGMLAGAILIGTLGRRRESTSTLTLATAGAGLSAALLATVPVVWASVFFAFLVGVFGNIAIVTSITTIQCLTPNYIRGRIMGLTALSNTFISVLTYCIIWRLPDTDSIVVIAVAIMGLLMILVGAIGFYRHLTSGPMDDATSNALWRFCRFYILIYHRCRWVGKHHVPSSGKLILAANHTTGLDPLTMQGPLLRPIRWVMLTSYLFWPLNPLWRAARPIALELGGTNTAKIRTIVATLNDEDAMIGIFPEGALQRTVRELKPLQPGIVMMQRRSGAPIVPIYIHGTPLKHAMAWHFLWPGRVTVVYGRPWLPPENLSSEDFLKELTDRMNELQDLVPTALDIPSNA
- a CDS encoding sugar phosphate isomerase/epimerase, yielding MARPVTLFTGQWADLPFETMCDKAAGFGYDGLELACWGDHFDVTQAAASDDYCKGRWDILSKYDLTAFAVSNHLVGQAVCDIIDQRHQAILPESIWGDGDPEGVRQRAAQQMILTAQAARRFLDNKPGGPGHFPAVVNGFTGSSIWHSIYAFPPTSQDYWNAGFEDFARRWTPILDAFEKANVNFALEVHPTEIAFDLATSTRALEAVNHHRRFGFNYDPSHLGYQGVDYIRFIREFSDRIYHVHMKDAWWGHGDGTVGVFGGHTTFADPRRFWDFRSLGRGDIDFEGIIVALNDIGYAGPLSVEWEDARMDREHGAAEACDFVRAVDFPTSDLMFDAQFDR